The Sinomonas sp. P10A9 genome includes a window with the following:
- a CDS encoding isoprenyl transferase has protein sequence MTPLPSRRARTGRPTPIAPYPHPSGATAPNIPREFVPRHVAIVMDGNGRWANQRGLPRIEGHKAGEPALLDVMAGAIELGIEYVSVYAFSTENWKRSPEEVRFLMGFNKDVLRRQRNTLDSWGVRIRWAGRRPKLWTSVIRELEEAEEYTRDNTVCHLTMCVNYGGRAEIADAVAAIAREVEAGRLSARNVNEKTVQRYLDEPDLPDVDLFLRSSGEQRLSNFLLWQSAYAEMVFLDTLWPDVDRRTLWEAVEIYASRDRRYGGAVDKADAG, from the coding sequence GTGACACCCCTTCCCTCCCGTCGCGCCCGCACCGGACGCCCCACTCCGATTGCGCCGTACCCGCACCCGTCAGGAGCCACGGCTCCGAATATCCCTCGCGAGTTCGTACCCCGGCATGTTGCGATCGTCATGGACGGCAACGGCCGATGGGCCAACCAGCGCGGCCTGCCGCGGATCGAAGGGCACAAGGCAGGTGAACCCGCACTGCTGGACGTCATGGCCGGTGCGATCGAGCTGGGGATCGAGTACGTCTCGGTCTACGCGTTCTCCACCGAGAACTGGAAGCGCTCGCCTGAGGAGGTCCGCTTCCTCATGGGCTTCAACAAGGACGTCCTGCGGCGCCAGCGGAACACGCTCGACTCGTGGGGCGTTCGCATCCGCTGGGCCGGACGGCGACCCAAGCTGTGGACCTCGGTGATCCGCGAACTCGAGGAGGCCGAGGAGTACACGCGGGACAACACCGTATGCCACCTGACAATGTGCGTGAACTACGGTGGCCGGGCGGAGATCGCCGACGCCGTGGCGGCCATCGCACGGGAGGTCGAGGCCGGTCGCCTCAGCGCACGGAACGTGAACGAGAAGACGGTCCAGCGCTACCTCGACGAACCGGACCTCCCGGACGTTGACCTGTTCCTGCGCAGCTCGGGCGAACAGCGGCTGAGCAACTTCCTCCTGTGGCAGTCGGCCTATGCCGAGATGGTGTTCCTCGACACCCTCTGGCCGGACGTAGACCGCCGCACCCTCTGGGAGGCCGTGGAGATCTACGCCTCCCGCGACCGCCGCTACGGCGGTGCCGTGGACAAGGCCGACGCGGGCTAG
- the recO gene encoding DNA repair protein RecO, whose product MAESTFASRSYRDDGVVLRTYKLGEADRIVVLLTRAHGQVRAVARGVRRTRSKFGASLEPFMVADVQLVHGRSLEIVGQAAARASYGAAIASDYPRYTVAAAMAETAERLTTSETDAASAQYLLLVGALAALSRGAHSPGLILDSYLLRSLATGGWAPSFTDCARCGEPGPHSAFNAALGGIVCSACRPPGSPAPAAETVRLLAALLSGDWPTADASEPIHRREAAGLVAAYAQWHLERAVGSLKLVEREPAQPSRPALPDPGR is encoded by the coding sequence ATGGCTGAATCGACCTTCGCATCCCGGAGCTACCGGGATGACGGAGTCGTGCTGCGTACCTACAAGCTGGGCGAAGCCGACCGCATCGTGGTGCTCCTGACGCGTGCGCACGGCCAGGTCCGTGCGGTGGCCCGCGGGGTGCGCCGTACCCGCAGCAAGTTCGGTGCAAGCCTCGAGCCCTTCATGGTCGCCGACGTCCAGCTCGTGCACGGGCGCTCGCTCGAGATCGTCGGGCAGGCCGCCGCACGCGCGAGCTACGGTGCAGCCATCGCGAGTGACTATCCGCGGTACACGGTCGCCGCCGCAATGGCCGAGACGGCCGAGCGCCTCACCACCTCCGAGACGGACGCTGCATCGGCACAGTACTTGCTCCTCGTAGGCGCCCTTGCAGCGTTGAGCCGGGGGGCCCATTCTCCGGGGCTGATCCTCGACTCCTACCTCCTGCGTTCCCTCGCCACCGGCGGCTGGGCGCCGAGCTTCACCGACTGCGCACGCTGCGGCGAACCCGGACCGCACTCGGCCTTCAATGCCGCCCTCGGCGGGATCGTGTGCAGTGCGTGCCGTCCGCCGGGATCGCCGGCACCCGCAGCGGAGACGGTGCGTCTGCTCGCCGCGCTCCTCTCGGGCGACTGGCCGACCGCGGACGCGTCGGAACCGATCCACCGGCGTGAGGCCGCGGGACTCGTCGCGGCCTACGCCCAATGGCACCTCGAACGCGCGGTAGGCTCGCTCAAGCTCGTGGAGCGGGAGCCTGCCCAGCCGTCCCGCCCAGCCCTTCCAGACCCCGGACGGTGA
- the leuA gene encoding 2-isopropylmalate synthase has protein sequence MRNAQKPSGMPVHRYVPFHEQITVELPDRTWPEKRIEKAPRWCAVDLRDGNQALIDPMSPARKLKMFQLLVGMGYKEIEVGFPSASQTDFDFVRQLIDGGHIPDDVTIQVLTQAREHLIERTYEAIAGAKQAIVHLYNSTSVLQRRVVFNQDQDGILDIAVQGALLCKKYQEMIPDTHITYEYSPESFTGTELEYAARVSNAVAEVFEASADNQVIINLPATVEMATPNVYADSIEWMSRNLHPREGIILSLHPHNDRGTGVAAAELGYMAGADRIEGCLFGNGERTGNVDLVTLGLNMFVQGVDPMIDFSNIDEVRRTVEYCNQLPVGERVPYGGDLVFTAFSGSHQDAIKKGFEALERDAKAAGKEVNEYTWQVPYLPVDPKDLGRTYEAVIRVNSQSGKGGVAYLLKNEHSLDLPRRAQIEFSGVVQRHTDTAGGEVSPAALWEIFSDEYLPSSSVEGGKAWGKYALGRVTSDSAEDGSMTLTAALRIDGSVAERTGTGNGPIAALLDIFKNEGVDVRVLDYTEHALSEGGDARAAAYVECAVADRVLWGIGIDANTSISALKAVVSAVNRALRDAEAAA, from the coding sequence ATGCGCAACGCTCAGAAGCCCTCGGGCATGCCTGTCCACCGCTACGTCCCGTTCCACGAGCAGATCACCGTCGAGCTGCCGGACCGCACGTGGCCCGAGAAGCGGATCGAGAAGGCCCCCCGCTGGTGCGCTGTCGATCTGCGGGACGGCAATCAGGCCCTTATCGATCCGATGAGCCCGGCCCGCAAGCTCAAGATGTTCCAGCTCCTCGTCGGCATGGGCTACAAGGAGATCGAGGTCGGCTTCCCGTCCGCCTCGCAGACCGACTTCGATTTCGTGCGCCAGCTCATCGACGGCGGCCACATCCCGGACGACGTCACGATCCAGGTGCTCACCCAAGCCCGTGAGCACCTCATCGAGCGCACCTACGAGGCCATTGCCGGCGCGAAGCAGGCCATCGTCCACCTCTACAACTCGACGTCGGTCCTGCAGCGCCGCGTCGTGTTCAACCAGGACCAGGACGGCATCCTCGACATCGCCGTCCAGGGCGCGCTCCTGTGCAAGAAGTACCAGGAGATGATCCCCGACACCCACATCACGTACGAGTACTCGCCCGAGTCCTTCACGGGCACCGAGCTCGAGTACGCGGCCCGCGTTTCCAACGCGGTGGCAGAGGTCTTCGAGGCCAGCGCGGACAACCAGGTGATCATCAACCTCCCGGCCACGGTCGAGATGGCGACCCCGAACGTCTATGCCGACTCGATCGAATGGATGAGCCGCAACCTGCATCCGCGCGAGGGCATCATCCTCTCGCTGCATCCCCACAACGACCGGGGCACCGGCGTGGCCGCCGCAGAGCTCGGCTACATGGCCGGCGCAGACCGCATCGAGGGCTGCCTGTTCGGCAACGGTGAACGGACCGGCAACGTCGACCTCGTCACGCTGGGCCTGAACATGTTCGTCCAGGGCGTCGACCCGATGATCGACTTCTCCAACATCGACGAGGTGCGCCGCACGGTCGAGTACTGCAACCAGCTCCCGGTCGGCGAGCGAGTGCCCTACGGCGGAGACCTGGTCTTCACGGCGTTCTCGGGATCGCACCAGGACGCCATCAAGAAGGGCTTCGAGGCACTCGAGCGCGATGCCAAGGCCGCGGGCAAAGAGGTCAACGAGTACACGTGGCAGGTCCCGTACCTGCCGGTCGATCCGAAGGACCTGGGCCGGACGTACGAGGCCGTCATCCGCGTCAACTCGCAGTCCGGCAAGGGTGGCGTGGCCTACCTGCTGAAGAACGAGCATAGCCTCGACCTCCCGCGCCGGGCGCAGATCGAGTTCTCGGGCGTCGTGCAGCGCCATACCGATACGGCGGGCGGCGAAGTCAGCCCCGCCGCACTGTGGGAGATCTTCAGCGACGAGTATCTTCCCTCGTCTTCGGTCGAGGGCGGCAAGGCCTGGGGCAAGTATGCGCTCGGCCGGGTCACTTCCGACTCCGCCGAGGACGGTTCGATGACGCTCACGGCCGCGCTGCGGATCGATGGCTCGGTGGCAGAGCGCACCGGCACCGGCAACGGCCCGATTGCTGCGCTGCTGGACATCTTCAAGAACGAGGGCGTGGACGTCCGAGTCCTCGACTACACCGAGCACGCCCTCTCCGAAGGTGGCGATGCGCGCGCAGCGGCGTATGTCGAGTGTGCCGTCGCGGACCGTGTGCTCTGGGGCATCGGCATCGATGCGAATACCTCGATCTCGGCCCTCAAGGCTGTCGTGTCCGCAGTGAACCGCGCCCTGCGGGACGCCGAGGCCGCTGCCTGA
- a CDS encoding M13 family metallopeptidase, whose product MTSPASPHAPSGVDRQYFDEKVRAQDDLYRHVNGGWLSSTEIPSDRALVGTMVQLRDEAEANVRALIEELATAEHPDGSDESKIGAYYRSFMDADAVERLGAAPLQPLLAEIHGVDDVASLVATSGRLGRGGTEGLFGYYAAPDAGNPERVVLYISQGGLGLPDESYYRESKFAEVVTAYEGYLRDAFALLGSATAEADAAAVLGVEKRIAGLHWDRVTLRDPQKTYNLRTEAQASEAFPHFAAWALATGITSEARAELVVGNPDFLAGITGLLEELPLQSWKLWLTAHLLGSSAPFLSAVFVDRHFALYGTVLSGTPQNKERWKRGVGAVEAGLGMAVGRLYVARHFPEGHKEAMEALVANIVEAYRESISGLPWMSEDTRQRALEKLAAFRPKIGYPDEWIDFSGVVVDDADLLGNVRRASAAELDRLLDEIGKPVDRVKWLMTPQTVNAYYHPLMNEIVFPAAILQQPFFHPDADPAVNYGGIAAVIGHEIGHGFDDQGSQFDGTGALRNWWTDEDRTAFVALTSRLVDQFDALSPAETPGHTVNGRLTLGENIGDLGGIGIAYKAYQLSLDGGEAPAIDGLTGAQRFFISWATVWRQVCRPEETLRRLSIDPHSPNEFRTNAIVKNVDAFHSAFDVTEGDGMWLAPEERVTIW is encoded by the coding sequence ATGACGAGCCCAGCCAGCCCACACGCGCCATCCGGCGTCGACCGCCAGTACTTCGACGAGAAGGTGCGCGCACAGGATGACCTGTACCGCCACGTCAACGGAGGGTGGCTGAGTTCGACGGAGATCCCCTCGGACCGCGCCTTGGTCGGGACGATGGTCCAGCTGCGGGACGAAGCGGAGGCCAACGTGCGCGCCCTGATCGAGGAGCTCGCCACCGCGGAGCATCCCGATGGGTCGGATGAGTCGAAGATCGGCGCGTACTACCGTTCCTTCATGGATGCCGACGCCGTCGAGCGGCTCGGAGCCGCGCCGCTGCAGCCCCTCCTCGCCGAGATCCACGGGGTGGACGACGTCGCGTCCCTCGTGGCGACGTCGGGTCGCCTCGGGCGCGGGGGAACCGAGGGCCTCTTCGGCTACTACGCGGCTCCGGACGCCGGAAACCCTGAGCGCGTGGTGCTGTACATCAGTCAGGGCGGACTCGGGCTTCCTGACGAGTCGTACTACCGCGAGTCGAAGTTCGCCGAGGTCGTCACCGCGTACGAGGGGTACCTTCGGGATGCGTTCGCCCTCCTGGGCTCGGCGACTGCCGAAGCCGACGCCGCGGCGGTCCTGGGGGTGGAGAAGCGGATCGCAGGCCTCCACTGGGACCGCGTGACCCTGCGGGACCCGCAGAAGACCTACAACCTCCGCACCGAGGCCCAGGCCAGCGAGGCCTTCCCGCACTTTGCCGCGTGGGCGCTGGCAACCGGCATCACCTCCGAGGCCCGTGCGGAGCTGGTCGTCGGCAATCCGGACTTCCTCGCCGGCATCACCGGTCTGCTGGAAGAACTCCCGCTGCAGTCATGGAAACTCTGGCTGACCGCGCATCTGCTGGGTTCGTCCGCGCCGTTCCTCTCCGCGGTGTTCGTTGACAGGCACTTCGCGCTCTACGGGACCGTGCTTTCGGGAACCCCCCAGAACAAGGAGCGGTGGAAGCGCGGCGTGGGGGCCGTCGAAGCCGGGTTGGGCATGGCCGTGGGCCGGCTCTACGTGGCGCGGCACTTCCCCGAAGGCCACAAGGAGGCGATGGAGGCCCTTGTTGCGAACATCGTCGAGGCATACCGCGAGAGCATCTCGGGACTGCCCTGGATGAGCGAGGACACGCGCCAACGTGCGCTCGAGAAGCTCGCGGCGTTCCGTCCCAAGATCGGCTACCCGGACGAGTGGATCGACTTCTCCGGGGTGGTCGTGGACGACGCGGACCTCCTTGGCAACGTCCGGCGGGCAAGCGCCGCCGAGCTCGACAGGCTGCTCGACGAGATCGGCAAGCCCGTGGACCGCGTCAAGTGGCTCATGACTCCGCAGACGGTCAACGCGTACTACCACCCCCTCATGAACGAGATCGTGTTCCCGGCGGCCATCCTCCAGCAGCCCTTCTTCCACCCGGACGCCGACCCCGCCGTGAACTATGGGGGCATCGCCGCCGTCATCGGTCACGAGATCGGCCACGGCTTCGATGATCAGGGGTCGCAGTTCGACGGCACCGGCGCCCTGCGGAACTGGTGGACCGATGAGGACCGCACAGCCTTCGTCGCCTTGACCAGCCGCCTGGTGGATCAGTTCGACGCCCTCTCCCCCGCTGAGACACCGGGACACACGGTGAACGGCCGACTCACGCTCGGCGAGAACATCGGCGATCTGGGGGGGATAGGCATCGCCTACAAGGCGTACCAGCTCAGCTTGGACGGCGGGGAGGCACCGGCCATCGACGGGCTCACGGGCGCCCAGCGGTTCTTCATCTCGTGGGCCACAGTGTGGCGGCAGGTGTGCCGCCCCGAGGAGACGCTCCGGCGCCTCTCGATCGACCCGCACTCGCCCAACGAGTTCCGGACCAACGCCATCGTGAAGAACGTCGACGCCTTCCACTCGGCCTTCGACGTGACTGAGGGAGACGGGATGTGGCTCGCCCCCGAGGAGCGGGTCACGATCTGGTAG